In the genome of Polaribacter atrinae, one region contains:
- a CDS encoding DUF6500 family protein → MNTEIKEKIIEVCDAKIAKKGTNVGLSFYAFFKNKNDNPVLLMEVAKWWIETHKLDHFEKAVKIKQMILENK, encoded by the coding sequence ATGAATACAGAAATAAAAGAAAAAATAATTGAAGTTTGTGATGCTAAAATTGCTAAAAAAGGAACGAATGTTGGTTTGTCTTTCTATGCATTTTTCAAAAATAAAAATGACAATCCGGTGTTGTTAATGGAAGTTGCAAAATGGTGGATTGAAACGCATAAGTTAGATCATTTTGAAAAAGCAGTGAAGATTAAACAAATGATTTTGGAAAACAAATAA
- a CDS encoding amidohydrolase family protein gives MKRKLRINGHSHLLPYPEEIPDFMKEKEIFWVDDERKHMLQKGWRRPVTDSSFFLDEKLLWMEKNKLDHAVVLNLSQLYGNGLRLEEMKKALRFQNDFNAKVQREHPSKFTCGFVVHPGFIYGALDEMKRCVEELGLKVLCLPTHFMDSIGQWRCVFDEENDRIFELADKYKLAIEIHPYDGDKMIKLENTNWRFHLIWMLAQCGDAYHFYTLNGMQERFKNIRTCFAHGGQLAQMNLGRRIQGFDGRPDLFEGKTHPRKAVGHKNIFFDTLVHDTDSLKLMFKRQGVSQVLMGLDDPYPLGEMESDKQSSYPGKILDLAIDEKIITETEKGQIWEDNVLQWLFGDDEVAKQELITKILS, from the coding sequence ATGAAACGTAAACTACGCATAAACGGACATTCACATTTGTTACCCTATCCAGAAGAAATTCCAGATTTTATGAAGGAAAAAGAAATTTTCTGGGTAGATGATGAGCGTAAACACATGTTACAAAAAGGGTGGAGGCGCCCTGTAACTGATTCTAGTTTTTTCTTAGATGAAAAGTTACTTTGGATGGAGAAAAATAAGCTAGATCATGCTGTTGTTTTAAACCTTTCTCAATTATACGGAAATGGATTGCGTTTAGAAGAAATGAAAAAAGCATTGCGTTTTCAGAACGATTTTAATGCAAAAGTACAACGAGAACATCCAAGTAAATTTACCTGTGGTTTTGTGGTGCATCCTGGTTTTATTTATGGTGCTTTAGATGAAATGAAACGTTGTGTAGAAGAATTAGGCTTAAAAGTTTTGTGTTTGCCAACGCATTTTATGGATTCTATTGGGCAATGGCGTTGTGTGTTTGATGAAGAAAATGATCGAATTTTTGAATTGGCAGATAAATATAAGTTGGCTATTGAAATTCATCCGTATGATGGAGATAAAATGATTAAATTAGAAAATACCAATTGGCGTTTTCATTTAATTTGGATGTTGGCACAATGTGGTGATGCATATCATTTTTATACGTTAAACGGAATGCAAGAACGTTTTAAAAATATTAGAACTTGTTTTGCGCATGGTGGCCAATTGGCACAAATGAACTTGGGTAGAAGAATTCAGGGGTTTGATGGAAGACCCGATTTATTTGAAGGGAAAACGCATCCTAGAAAAGCCGTAGGACATAAAAATATCTTTTTTGACACGTTGGTACACGATACTGATTCTTTAAAATTAATGTTTAAAAGACAAGGTGTAAGTCAGGTTTTAATGGGTTTAGACGATCCGTATCCGTTAGGAGAAATGGAAAGTGATAAACAATCATCTTATCCTGGTAAAATTTTAGATTTAGCTATTGATGAAAAAATTATTACAGAAACAGAAAAAGGACAAATTTGGGAAGATAATGTGTTGCAATGGTTGTTTGGTGATGACGAGGTTGCTAAACAAGAGTTGATTACTAAAATACTTTCTTAA
- a CDS encoding SDR family oxidoreductase, giving the protein MNLNIQNKNAIVCGSTQGIGKATAILLAEEGVNVTLIARNEEKLKTVLAELPNNNQQHTYLVADFSKPEELKKALETIDLKFHILVNNTGGPKSGDLISATSSDLINAFQMHVICNQILVQAVVPFMKEVKFGRIINVISTSVKEPIPGLGVSNTIRNAVGNWAKTLATELAEFQITVNNVLPGFTNTARLDQIIKVKSKIEHTTEAEMEQIMKNYVPVKRFAKPEETAAAITFLASEQASYINGINLPVDGGRTKSL; this is encoded by the coding sequence ATGAATTTAAACATACAAAATAAGAATGCAATTGTTTGTGGAAGTACACAAGGAATAGGAAAAGCAACCGCAATTTTATTAGCAGAAGAAGGCGTAAATGTGACTTTAATTGCTAGAAATGAAGAAAAATTAAAAACTGTTTTAGCAGAGTTACCAAATAACAATCAGCAGCATACTTATTTGGTGGCAGATTTTTCTAAACCCGAAGAATTAAAAAAAGCACTAGAAACCATAGATTTAAAGTTTCATATTTTAGTAAATAATACAGGAGGTCCAAAAAGTGGCGATTTAATTTCTGCAACTTCATCAGATTTAATAAATGCGTTTCAAATGCATGTTATCTGTAATCAGATTTTGGTACAAGCTGTGGTTCCGTTTATGAAAGAAGTAAAGTTTGGTAGAATTATTAATGTAATCTCAACATCGGTAAAAGAGCCAATTCCGGGTTTGGGAGTTTCTAACACCATTAGAAATGCGGTTGGTAATTGGGCAAAAACATTGGCTACAGAATTAGCAGAATTTCAAATTACGGTAAATAATGTACTGCCTGGTTTTACAAATACAGCACGTTTAGATCAAATTATAAAAGTAAAATCGAAAATAGAGCATACAACAGAAGCTGAAATGGAGCAAATTATGAAAAATTATGTACCTGTAAAACGCTTTGCAAAGCCAGAAGAAACTGCTGCTGCTATCACTTTTTTAGCAAGTGAACAAGCAAGTTATATTAACGGAATAAATCTTCCTGTTGATGGAGGAAGAACTAAAAGTTTGTAA
- a CDS encoding 3-hydroxyanthranilate 3,4-dioxygenase codes for MNLVQPLNFKKWIDEHRYLLKPPVGNKQVWDNGEYIVMVVGGPNNRKDYHYNETPEFFYQLEGDMILKIIDDKGKQIDVEINEGDIYLLPGKVPHSPQRKENTVGLVIEYPRSKGMLDALEWYCENCETLLYRQEFALENIETDMPVIFDKYYSDIEKCTCDNCGTIMEVPQKVK; via the coding sequence ATGAATTTAGTACAACCTTTAAATTTTAAAAAGTGGATAGATGAACATCGTTATTTATTAAAACCACCAGTTGGAAACAAGCAAGTTTGGGATAATGGCGAGTATATTGTGATGGTTGTTGGTGGGCCAAATAATAGAAAAGATTATCACTATAATGAAACGCCTGAGTTTTTCTACCAGTTGGAAGGTGATATGATTTTAAAAATCATTGATGATAAAGGGAAACAAATTGATGTAGAAATTAATGAAGGTGATATTTACTTATTACCAGGTAAAGTACCACATTCGCCACAAAGAAAAGAAAATACAGTTGGTTTGGTTATAGAATATCCACGATCTAAAGGGATGTTAGATGCTTTAGAATGGTATTGTGAGAATTGTGAAACCCTTTTGTATAGACAAGAATTTGCATTAGAAAACATAGAAACAGATATGCCCGTAATTTTTGATAAGTATTATTCTGATATAGAAAAATGTACGTGTGATAATTGTGGAACAATAATGGAAGTACCTCAAAAAGTTAAATAA